Sequence from the Aerococcus tenax genome:
GTCTTAACCCCAGGGTCTGAAGGGATGAAAGGTGCCGGCGAAAAGGCAGCAGAAATTGCTAAAGAAAAGAACGCTCCTATCTTTGGCCAATTTGTCCGCCATGAAAACGTTCAAGCCCATGAAGAAACCACCGCTAAAGAAATCTTAGCCGACTTAGACCAAGTGGATGGCTTCGTGGCTGGTATTGGTACTGGTGGTACCGTGACTGGTGTTGGTAAAACCTTAAAAGCCCATGACAAAAACACCGTGGTTTGGGGTGTTGAACCTGAAGGCTCCCCACTATTAAACGAAGGTAAAGCTGGATCACACAAGATTCAAGGGATTGGGGCTAACTTCATTCCTAAGATCTTAGACCAAAATGTTCTCGACAAAGTTGATATCATTTCCAACGAAGATGCTATCCAAGGTGCTGTTCATTTAGCCCATGAATACGGTATCCTCGCTGGTTTCTCATCTGGTGGTAACTATGTTTCTGCTAAACGTCTAGCTAAGGAACTTGGCCCTGGCAAACATGTTGTAACTGTCCTTCCTGATACTGGTGAACGTTACCTCTCTACCGGAGCATTCTCAAATGACGGAGAATAAGGCAAGCGGTCAAGACCAGCTTCCCTCTGACATGGAGAAAAAAAACCATCAAAATCCAGTCACAAACAGTTCCAGGGATGACCCTCCCCTCACTTCCTAAGGAGGCCATCGAAGCGATGGAAGATAATGAAGATAAGTGGGTCCGCCTAGCCAAGATCATCTACGATAATGACCCTGCGGCCCACTCCTGGCAAGAAGTCTATGACCTCTACCCCAGCATTAAAGCGCTCCGAGCCCATGAACAAGCCCACCACTATTACAATAATGGTGACTACTATCTAGCCCGCCAATTAGCTGAAGAAGCCAGAAAAGAAACTGGGATTGAAATTCACCCAGGAGCCAAACTCAGTGATACGGTCTTTATAGACCATGGCATGGGCGTGGTAATCGGTGAAACAGCTGTGATCAGTGATAATGTCAAGCTATTTCACGGCGTTACTTTAGGTGGTGTCGGTAGAGAAAAAGGCTGCAAACGCCACCCTACAATACAAGACCATGTTGAAATTGGAGCGGGTGCTAAACTATTAGGCAATATTACCATTGGCCACCACAGTAAAATTGGGGCTAATGCGGTTGTTCTAGAAGATGTTCCGCCCTATGCGACGGCAGTTGGTATGCCGGCTCGGATTATCCTCCATGATAAAAACTGGAACCGAATTGGTGACTATGTCATCTAATTAATGCATGCAAACAGCTTATCTAGTCATGAATCACTCCCCTAACTAAGACATCATTTCATGGCTGATAAGCTGTTTTTGTTTATTCAATTTTTGCTGAAAAGCGAGACCCTATTAGCTCTGATAAAAAATACTTATGTTAAAATAGATACAATTAACATCATTGTGGAAAGGAATGTGGGCATTTTGACTGTTGGACTTGTTCTTGAAGGTGGCGGTATGCGGGCCTTATTTACCGCAGGAGTATTGGATGTCTTTTTAACTGAAGGCATTCGTGTAGAACAAATTGTCGGGGTTTCAGCGGGTGCTCTCTATGGAGTCAATTATCCCTCCCAACAGAAAGGCCGAGCCTTGCGTTATAACAAGAAGTATATTAAGGATAAACGCTATATTAGTCTAAGTAACTGGGTAAAAACTGGCAATATTGTGTCGACCGATTTTGCCTACCATCAAGTCCCCTTTGAACTTGATCCCTTTGATGAGGAGACCTATGAGGATACTCCTACAGATTTTTATGCGGTGGTTACCAATGTGGAAACGGGTCAGGCCGAGTATCCATTAATTGAAAATGCCAAAGAGCAAATTGATGTCTTGAGGGCTAGCGGTTCCATGCCCTTCGTTTCTAAAGTCGTTCCAATTAATGGTAAGCAGTATTTAGACGGGGTTTAGCTGATTCCATCCCCTACCGCTTCATGCAGTCTTTAGGAGTAGATCGCTTGATTATCGTTTTGACCCAACCCTATGGCTACCGTAAGCAAGATAAGAATACTTTCCTTGCTAAAAAAGTCTATGGCAAAAAATACCCTCATTTAGTGGAAACTATCGAAGACAGACCATCCATGTACAATCAACAGGTCGCTGACGTGGAAGAATTAGCCAGAAACGGCCGTGCCTTTGTCCTCCAACCTGCCCAACCCTTAGAGGTCAAACGCCTGGAACGTGATCCCGACCGCTTACAAGCCACCTACGACCATGGAGTTGACGTGGCCAAAAAACAGGTAGTCACATTGAAAAATTACCTTGGATAAACAATAAAAAGCATGGTCTGCTTTTAAACTCAATTCTTGTTAGAAATTGAGTTTAGCTAAACCATGCTTTTTTAATAGACTGCAAAACCTGATTTATTCATGGGCAGTTAGAAAGACCGTCAACAGGATAAAGGCCATGCCCAAGTAATCGATCAAAGCAAAACTTTCGCCTAGAAGCATCACCGATAGAATCGTTGCTGTTAAGGGCTCTACCGATCCAATTAGAGAAGCAGCTAAGGGTCCAATAAAAGTCACACTGGAAAGATAGAAAATATAAGGAACAATGGTCCCTACAATAATGGTTAAGGTAAACCAAGCTAAAAAGTGGAGGGAAAGTTCTGGTGGGACTAGGTGCTCAAAATTAAAAAATATCAAGAAAATTCCACCAAATAGCATGCCAATTCCCGTAACCGGTAAAGATCCATAGTGATCAATGACCTTTAAAGGAAGGACATTGAGGAGTGCTAGACCTATTGCCGACATCAATCCCCAGAAAAAGGCCTCTTTGGATAAAATAAAGTGGCCTAACTGACCATGGGTGACCAAGAGAAAGACGCCGATAATAGTAAATAAGAGGGCCACAATCTCTCTTCGAATGGGCCAGCGACGCCCAACTAAGCAATAATAAACCAGTAAAAAAATCGGCCCGATAAATTGAAGGATAGTCGCCATCCCTGAATTACTATAGTGAATGGTCATCAAGTAGGAAAACTGGTTAAAAACTATCCCACAAATCCCAAATATTGCCATTTGTAGTAAAGATCTTTTATCTTTTTTTAATTTATCTAAGGGCAATTTTCGCTTATAGGCTAGGAAAAGGAAAATCGAGATCCCTGCCGTCAACATCCGATACATGGTCAGCTGCAGGGGCATCATATTATAGGTCTGCATGAGATGCTGACTCAAAACGCCTCCTAGTCCCCAGGAGCTACAAGCTAAAATCGTGGTAATAATGGCTCGTTTTCTAATCCCGCTTTTAATATGCATAAATAACCTCTCATCTTTATTAATTAAGTTATTTAATAGTAATAAAAACTATCATTAATTAACCTAATTAATATTAATTTTTACTCACTTA
This genomic interval carries:
- the cysK gene encoding cysteine synthase A is translated as MVYNNISEAIGNTPIIKLAHEDKDSADIYVKLESRNPGGSVKDRPVKYILKSLLDSGELKEGGTIVESTSGNTGVALSMLGAAFGLHVIIVMPETMSVERRNLIQAYGAELVLTPGSEGMKGAGEKAAEIAKEKNAPIFGQFVRHENVQAHEETTAKEILADLDQVDGFVAGIGTGGTVTGVGKTLKAHDKNTVVWGVEPEGSPLLNEGKAGSHKIQGIGANFIPKILDQNVLDKVDIISNEDAIQGAVHLAHEYGILAGFSSGGNYVSAKRLAKELGPGKHVVTVLPDTGERYLSTGAFSNDGE
- the epsC gene encoding serine O-acetyltransferase EpsC; this translates as MEDNEDKWVRLAKIIYDNDPAAHSWQEVYDLYPSIKALRAHEQAHHYYNNGDYYLARQLAEEARKETGIEIHPGAKLSDTVFIDHGMGVVIGETAVISDNVKLFHGVTLGGVGREKGCKRHPTIQDHVEIGAGAKLLGNITIGHHSKIGANAVVLEDVPPYATAVGMPARIILHDKNWNRIGDYVI
- a CDS encoding patatin-like phospholipase family protein, whose translation is MTVGLVLEGGGMRALFTAGVLDVFLTEGIRVEQIVGVSAGALYGVNYPSQQKGRALRYNKKYIKDKRYISLSNWVKTGNIVSTDFAYHQVPFELDPFDEETYEDTPTDFYAVVTNVETGQAEYPLIENAKEQIDVLRASGSMPFVSKVVPINGKQYLDGV
- a CDS encoding DUF6363 domain-containing protein, giving the protein MIIVLTQPYGYRKQDKNTFLAKKVYGKKYPHLVETIEDRPSMYNQQVADVEELARNGRAFVLQPAQPLEVKRLERDPDRLQATYDHGVDVAKKQVVTLKNYLG
- a CDS encoding DMT family transporter, which codes for MHIKSGIRKRAIITTILACSSWGLGGVLSQHLMQTYNMMPLQLTMYRMLTAGISIFLFLAYKRKLPLDKLKKDKRSLLQMAIFGICGIVFNQFSYLMTIHYSNSGMATILQFIGPIFLLVYYCLVGRRWPIRREIVALLFTIIGVFLLVTHGQLGHFILSKEAFFWGLMSAIGLALLNVLPLKVIDHYGSLPVTGIGMLFGGIFLIFFNFEHLVPPELSLHFLAWFTLTIIVGTIVPYIFYLSSVTFIGPLAASLIGSVEPLTATILSVMLLGESFALIDYLGMAFILLTVFLTAHE